The window agatggttaagatgatCCTGCTCGacataaggtggccccacatgtacagttgatgctcagatggttaggatcatagaTTATGATCATCAGATGGGGACATTTTCAAGATCAATGGAACCCACATTTTCTAGATTGGGGCCACCTTTGAGTAACCAAAGACAATGATCTAGTGGTGGATTCTGGGGTGGGCCATGCTCCAGTATCCCCCCCGGTGAATGATCTTATCCATCAAAATGAAAATGGGCAATTACAACCAATGGTCCATGATGGAATCATCCAATCGAATTCCCCACATGTTGGGTTTGTTGGGCTGAGCAAAGGCTCCCTTGATTAGGATCATCAGATGGGGTCACTTTCAGGGAATATCCAAATCCACTATGGaccatcatatgaacggtttggatcaagaagaggtggaccccacaagaagAAATCAGTGAAGCTAGAAAATGCAATCCAATCCACAATCATAGAACTCCAGAATTCAATCACATTCACCTGACACAGCTCTTGGTCTTCTCCTCATCTTCCCAAACAGAAGCTCTAGACTCCGCGCCGCCCTTCCTGCAGCTCATTTCAAAATGCCTCAGGCTTTTTGATatatcctcttcttcctcctctctcgAGCTCCAGTTTGACACAACTGAGTCGAACTGTGACCCGAGCTGAAGCTTTGCAAAGTGACAGTCCTGGAGCTCCGAGATATCGATGCTGGCGTTTGGGCCAACCAGAGGCCCGGACCTGTCGGCGGGTGTGTTGTGCCTGGCGGGTGAAGAGCTCTTGAATGGAGTGTggcatcttgatgtagttgagcTGCCGAGTGGGGTCATCTCTGTCCCGATATCTCTGTGCCGAACCTCAGCCACAACTTCGGTCGCAGCATCTTTCATGGTATCACAGATTGAATTTCCAAACAGAAAGCCTTCCTTGGTTGGCTCAGAGTATCTGAAATTCGGGAAAGCCGGCTCTACATTGTCTGTAAATTTATCTGTAGAAAGACAATGCAAATGGGTAttaaaaaacatgaaaaaaaataataataataaatcaaatggtactgaaaaaaccaaaaaaaaaaaaaaaaaaaggaaactgaAGCCTATCTTCTCTGTAGATTCATGTGTACAAGGAGAATTCGAGCTGGTTTCTGTAATACCCATGAATTCGAAATCGATTCTACATTATATATGGTCTGTATCTGCATACAAGAAAGGTATATGGGTGTTGGATCAATGGCCATTAGGCCCTCTTAATCCTGACCATTCATGCTGGAGAGACCCAGGTAATCCCCAAAATGATTTGCTAATCAAAGCCTTTCGAAATCGTTTTCAATACTATTATTAACAAAAATAGCAGTTCCTTTTTCTAAAAGGCATTTTCAATAGTTCAAATCAAAGGGTTAATGTGGATTAATGGAAAATGGAAATTTTCAGGAAACTAAGGTCTGTCTTATCTGTAAATTCATGTGTATATGGAGAATTCAAGCAGGTCCTTCTAATACCTATGAAGTTGATTCTACATTGTATAAGGTCTGTATCTGCACGCAAGAAATGAATGAGGGTGATGGATCAAATGGCCATGAGGCGCTCTCGATCCTAACCATTCGTGGTGGAGACCCTGGTAATCCCTACAATGGTTTGCTAATCAAGGCCTCTTGAAATCGTTTTCAATACTACTATCATCGATCATCATAAATAGCACCTAGTTTTCTAAAATCTATTTGCAACTGATCGAATCAAATGGTTAATGTGGATTAGCATTTGCAAAGCATGAGGGAGGCGTTTCTCTTTGAGGCATTGAAGATCCGAACCATCAAAATGGTGGATTGGAGTCTATAAAACTGGATTAGCAACCCTGTTGCAATACACTGAaagaaattataagaaaaatccaagaaaaccccTACTGTCTGGAAGAGCCCACTACCAAAGTGATCCCAGTCTCACGACACTTCTCTCCTCATTTTTGGATGTCAGTCGACGGTCCAATTGTAGAAGATTTCAATGGGAACTTTGAGAAATGCAAACCCCaatatcaaaattcaaaaaatatatatttaaaaaatctgaaaTCGTGGTAGAACCAACTTGGGTACTttcaaaaacaaacaaacaagatCAAACAGTCAAAAAATCCAAAGAGAAAGTTACTTGTTTATACAATATCTGGAAAAATAAAGCTTTCTGAATAAAGAAAACAGCATTTGGCATTTTGATAGATGTAAAGAACAAGATCAAACAGTTcatgaaaattgaaattttcaaGCTAATGTGGGGCAAGAAGAACCCAAAGATCCCACCTTTTAGAAGTACTTCTGCTGAGACCCCAGGAAAAGCCGAGTTAGAagactccaaagacaaacaaccaTTAAAGCTAGTAGCTTTTTCATCTGCAGTTCTCACTTTCTCTGAAAAGATATCAGCTTTGGGCTGAAGCGCCTCACTTTGATTAAGAGCCTTTAGAGGTTCTTGAGGTCTGATCAGATGGGCAGGAGATTCATGGCAggagctgctgctgctgatgagcCATTTCTCTGCATCATCCCACTTTGAAGGGAAGCTCTTTCTAGAGAGATTCCCAACATTAAAGCTGAAAACAGCCCTGCCAGGGGTGGAAGGAGCTTCTAATCTCCTTTGCACAATGCCATTCCCTCCTCTCCTCCTCTGAGTGGAGCTGCTTTGAAGAAAAGTTCTGCTGTCTATGCTGCTGTTTCTGGACATTGGAAAGGCCTTGACAAAATCAGATGTTTCTTTGAGATTGAGCTTGCAGAGAGGATCTGGACAGGTGTCTGCAAATGGGTTGTCTTTGTTCTCGCTGTAGAAGCTTGGGTTCCCCTCCAATGGTGATTCCTGAAAgtcccacccaaaaaaaaaaaaatcagtttttacaCTTTGAGGTGaaaagtaaaaattaaaaattgaaaacgaaaaaaatgaaggaaaaaaaagtaAAGTACTGGCTGGAGCAGTTCAAAAGGGGAAAAACAGGAAGGACAacgaagaaaattttaaaatgttagaGCAGCAAAAGAGAAGAAATCCAGATTTCAAATATGAGACTTTTACACTATGAGAAGAGCAACAGAAGGAACAGAGCTCTTTGGAGCAGCTCCGAAGAAGAAACCCAGATGGGAAAATGTGATATTTTTGCACTGTCAGATGAAAAACACAAGAAAAGGGACTGTTTACAGAAGTTCAAAGAAAGAAATCCAACAAGGGGAAAATGATATTTTTACCATGAGAGATGTAAAACAGCAGAAAAAGCTCCAAGAGAAAATAACCCAGATGggaaaagatgaaatttttatacTGTgagacggaaaaaaaaaaaagaagaaagaggacCAGTGAGGCAGCTCAAGAGAAGAAACCCATGTAggaaaagatgagatttttacaTCATGAGATGACAAACAGAAAAGGAGactagatgagagagagagagagagagctgaaatTTTTTTAACCCAATAGCAAAAGTATGAGATTTTTACAATGTAAGATGAAAAATGGACGAAGCAGAACAGTTAAGAGCACTTCAAGAGAAGAAAAGCCAGATAGGAAAAGATCAGATTTTTACACTGTACGATTGAAAATAGGAGAAAAGGGACTAGTGAGGCCACTTCGAGAGAAGAAACTCAATAACAAAGAGATGAGATTTTTCCCATACTAAGCTGAAAAACAGAAAATGAAGAAACCCAGATAGAAGAAGACGAAAAACAGAAGAGAAGAGTTAGAGCAGTTCAAGAGACAAGAAACAGGTATGAAAAAGATGGGATTTTTACCGTTTGCGAAGGGAATAGAGAGGAAGGTTGCATGTATGTTGGGGTCTTGATGTCCATTACTGATATGGGGCTTGAAGAATCTCTTCCATCTGTAGCTAGTTTCCCTTGTTGAATCATTTTCATGCAAGAAGCTATGTTCTGAGAAAATGACAAGGTGTGGCAGATTAACAGAAAGTGCTTCGAGTTAAAGGAACAGGCAATGGCattgactgctgccagctccgaTCAGATCAAAAGGCTAGCTTTTGTTGCTTTTTTTTCAGCTTTTCCATAGCACCCGTTCgagaagaaaaaattaaaatgaaaaacagCTATGAAAATGCAAGGATAaggacagaagaagaagaaaggggggGTTTTGAAATGATGAAATGactgtttttatgtttttatttttttccatgggAAGCTTCTTGTGTTGATCCTCCGATAAATGTATGTATGGACGTGTCACTGGGCGTATGTATGCTGAGTACTCAGGCGCATGCACTGTATGTTTTCagagaagaactttgatactctggcaaagtgtgatggttgatactcacGCGCTTGAAATTATGGTCAGGTGGTTCCTTATGGCTCAGCTGGTAGTCGGAatgtgtttcaacactgaggtctcaTGGGTTCTACTCATGTtacttttttgaaaaaataaataaaaaatcatggaccaagtttagatgtatcatgaattaaagattgagggcctgtttggattgtcaATTAGAGAAGTAATATGCTATGAGTGGATAATGATTATAATTATCATTGTATTTGGAAGTAAAACAAGGTATTTGAATGTACATTACACCACTCTTTCCAGTCCACTTCTAACTATAAAATGCAGGTAAACCATTGCCGCGGGAGTATACAagtgtatattattattattttacatgcGTTGCATCTATACACTCCATTCATTTTGCATTATCAAtcaatccattcattttgcaatatcaatttATATTGGGATTTTAATAGTAGAGCCTATTTATTTTACCCATTACCACTTTAATAAGGAAAATCTACAATGAATAGGAATTAATTTACTCATGAATATGAGAcattttctttacattatcaaaaAAATCGGTGAAACAAACATGGTGTTGGATCTTGAATTGGTGGTGTTGGGCTTTCTTTTGAGTTAGctctatttaaaattttaaaagatcttttcaatataatttcTTTCAGATTTATTAAAATTTCATTTATTGATTCTCTAATATGGTCTATCGTAGAGTATTTATATGGTaccatttcaaaatttgagtaaAGCCCTTAGCATTTTGATATCTACCGTATCTATTTGGCCTTTCATAACTTTTATAAATGCAGCCAGAATGAATCGCCATAAGAATGACATGTATTACCAGTTCTTGAATCCACATTTCTACTATTGTGTTTTGAGTGTATAGGTAGCCTTAGTAAGAGTTTAAATTCAAGATTTTTGGCCAAACGACCTTCTTAAGAATTCAAATTCAAGATTTTTTTGCACCCAAGATATCACTCTATTATTTAAACTCGGTCGTTTGAATTTTCAGTCCAATAGAATTCAAAATCAATGTTTGACAATTTTAATTTTGAAAGTCATTTATACAGGAGACGGAGGCAGACAGCTATAACTATTGTAGagtaataaaaatttaaaatttttataattcatCTTTTATTAAAGCCAGGtttgtgtttgtttt of the Magnolia sinica isolate HGM2019 chromosome 7, MsV1, whole genome shotgun sequence genome contains:
- the LOC131251773 gene encoding uncharacterized protein LOC131251773: MKMIQQGKLATDGRDSSSPISVMDIKTPTYMQPSSLFPSQTESPLEGNPSFYSENKDNPFADTCPDPLCKLNLKETSDFVKAFPMSRNSSIDSRTFLQSSSTQRRRGGNGIVQRRLEAPSTPGRAVFSFNVGNLSRKSFPSKWDDAEKWLISSSSSCHESPAHLIRPQEPLKALNQSEALQPKADIFSEKVRTADEKATSFNGCLSLESSNSAFPGVSAEVLLKDKFTDNVEPAFPNFRYSEPTKEGFLFGNSICDTMKDAATEVVAEVRHRDIGTEMTPLGSSTTSRCHTPFKSSSPARHNTPADRSGPLVGPNASIDISELQDCHFAKLQLGSQFDSVVSNWSSREEEEEDISKSLRHFEMSCRKGGAESRASVWEDEEKTKSCVRYQREEAKIQAWVNLQSAKAEAQSRKLEVKIQKMRSNLEEKQMRRMAIVHRKAEEWRASAQLQHSQHLQKASQLAHKMRSGPTSCSSHPTSCGCFPCNNPL